The following proteins are co-located in the Paenibacillus sp. JNUCC32 genome:
- a CDS encoding mechanosensitive ion channel family protein, whose product MDFIKNQLDGYGMSEQTIGYLSNMIMVVFIAVVSILANFITKKIVLKTIIHIVNNNRYTWDNIIVEKKVFHKLSHLVPAIIIYFSASIFPAYQILIEKAAMTYMIIVTITVLNALLNAFDDIYRSFEVSKIRPIKGYIQVVKIVLFIIGGIVVISNLIGQNPLIILSGLGALSAVLMLVFKDSILGLVAGVQLSSNDMVRVGDWIEMPKYNADGDVIDITLNTVKVMNFDKTITMIPSYALISDSFKNWRGMQVSGGRRIKRSFYVDTSSICFCTKEMIEEFQKIHYLTDYVTTRLHEINAYNIENQINTESNVNGRQLTNVGVFREYIHQYLRNHPKIHKDMTLIVRQLAPGDNGLPLEIYAFSNDTNWGVYESIQADIFDHIFAVAPTFGLRAFQNPTGHDIVHLKESPEYSRGY is encoded by the coding sequence ATGGACTTTATCAAAAATCAACTAGACGGATATGGCATGAGCGAACAAACCATTGGATATCTCTCGAATATGATCATGGTCGTTTTTATCGCGGTGGTCTCCATACTGGCCAATTTTATTACCAAAAAAATCGTGCTGAAGACGATTATTCATATCGTCAACAACAATCGGTACACATGGGACAATATCATCGTGGAGAAAAAAGTGTTCCACAAGCTGTCGCATCTTGTGCCGGCAATCATTATTTATTTTTCGGCGTCCATCTTTCCGGCGTACCAAATTCTGATTGAAAAAGCGGCCATGACGTACATGATTATCGTCACCATCACGGTGTTGAATGCGCTGCTTAATGCTTTTGATGACATTTATCGTTCATTTGAAGTTTCCAAGATCCGACCGATTAAGGGATACATTCAGGTGGTGAAAATCGTTCTGTTCATCATCGGAGGCATTGTGGTGATCTCGAACCTCATCGGGCAGAATCCTTTGATCATTCTCAGCGGGCTTGGTGCTCTATCGGCCGTTCTGATGCTGGTGTTCAAGGACTCCATACTGGGCTTGGTGGCAGGCGTTCAATTATCATCGAATGATATGGTGCGCGTCGGCGATTGGATTGAAATGCCGAAATACAATGCGGACGGCGACGTCATCGACATTACGTTGAATACGGTAAAAGTGATGAATTTCGATAAAACGATCACGATGATTCCCAGCTATGCCCTCATCTCGGACTCGTTCAAGAACTGGAGAGGCATGCAGGTATCCGGCGGCCGAAGAATTAAGCGAAGCTTCTATGTCGATACGAGCAGCATCTGTTTTTGCACCAAGGAAATGATCGAGGAATTTCAGAAGATACACTACCTTACCGATTATGTCACGACAAGACTACATGAGATTAACGCATACAACATCGAGAATCAGATCAATACGGAAAGCAACGTGAACGGCAGACAACTTACGAATGTGGGCGTGTTTAGGGAATATATCCATCAATACCTGCGGAATCATCCGAAAATCCATAAGGATATGACGCTGATTGTCAGGCAGTTAGCGCCGGGAGATAACGGACTGCCCTTGGAAATCTATGCGTTCAGCAATGATACCAACTGGGGTGTGTATGAATCGATTCAAGCGGATATCTTTGACCATATCTTTGCCGTTGCGCCGACCTTCGGGCTCCGTGCCTTCCAAAATCCAACCGGCCACGATATCGTCCATCTCAAAGAAAGCCCGGAATATTCCCGGGGATATTGA
- a CDS encoding DUF5381 family protein, with amino-acid sequence MNGISYRKSVAWGKALGSLLFVLACLFLLYAAFIMDTSFIRKFFCITSAIIGIPFFGGYLYVSLPKALKSDTQLLIYDQNSISDGTRTMAWTEITSVSYSGPSIRKWLLPKFPVLIFHLNNREIWTVNTYYLLTDTEIQSVMKRLRGLISRNGKETKRI; translated from the coding sequence ATGAACGGGATATCGTATCGAAAATCCGTGGCATGGGGCAAAGCACTTGGTAGTTTATTGTTTGTGCTGGCCTGCCTGTTTCTGCTGTACGCGGCCTTTATTATGGATACTTCCTTTATTCGTAAGTTTTTTTGTATCACATCAGCCATAATAGGGATTCCGTTTTTTGGAGGTTATCTATATGTCAGCTTGCCAAAGGCGCTGAAATCAGACACGCAGCTGTTGATCTACGATCAAAATTCCATTTCAGATGGAACGCGGACCATGGCCTGGACGGAGATTACAAGTGTCAGCTATAGCGGCCCTTCCATTCGGAAGTGGCTGCTTCCGAAATTTCCTGTGCTGATTTTTCATTTGAACAACAGAGAGATCTGGACTGTGAATACGTATTATTTGTTGACCGATACCGAAATTCAGTCTGTCATGAAGCGCCTGCGAGGGTTGATCAGCCGTAACGGAAAGGAAACGAAACGGATCTGA
- a CDS encoding DUF438 domain-containing protein, whose translation MSEFINNREEGISAHRTARIHLLKEIIKELHHGKSVEEVKSKFNQAVGEISVDEISELEQVLMQEEGIPVTEVQRLCSVHAAVFKGSIQDIHRAHKPEEQPGHPVFTFKRENQEIDRLANFTIALHLDQFLKDQGEANRLKLLEDFSLLYDVDKHYSRKENLLFPFLEKYGIYGPTKVMWAVDDGIRMGIKEVKAKLTDFEGNAQSVVDLAKRVLNEVTEMIYKEEHILLPMALEKLTEDEWLQIAAQSEEVGYCLVAPDQPWIPERAAEPGADQGLGSSPLQEGYIRMSTGILSVKQMESILNHLPVDLTFIDEHDIVRYFSQGKERIFVRTKAVIGRSVQNCHPPQSVHVVNQLLADFKAGVKDAEDFWIPVKDKFVYIRYFAVRDEEGNYLGTLEFTQNIKPIQELTGQKRILSP comes from the coding sequence ATGAGTGAATTCATTAATAACCGTGAGGAAGGAATTTCTGCTCATCGAACGGCCCGTATACATTTGCTCAAGGAAATCATTAAAGAGCTGCACCATGGAAAAAGCGTGGAAGAAGTGAAGTCAAAATTCAATCAAGCTGTAGGCGAAATATCAGTTGATGAGATTTCGGAGCTGGAACAAGTGCTGATGCAGGAGGAAGGAATACCGGTAACCGAAGTACAGCGACTGTGCAGCGTGCATGCTGCTGTATTCAAAGGTTCCATCCAAGACATTCACAGAGCTCATAAACCCGAAGAGCAGCCTGGACATCCTGTGTTTACGTTTAAGAGGGAGAACCAAGAAATCGATCGACTGGCAAATTTCACAATCGCGCTGCACCTGGATCAATTTCTGAAGGATCAAGGGGAGGCCAATCGCCTCAAATTGCTTGAGGATTTCAGTCTCCTCTATGACGTAGACAAACACTACAGCCGCAAAGAAAATTTGCTCTTTCCATTTCTCGAGAAATACGGAATTTATGGACCGACCAAAGTGATGTGGGCAGTCGATGACGGTATCCGAATGGGAATAAAAGAAGTGAAAGCCAAACTCACTGATTTTGAGGGCAATGCGCAGAGCGTAGTGGACCTTGCCAAACGCGTCTTAAATGAAGTAACAGAAATGATCTATAAAGAGGAACATATTTTATTGCCAATGGCTCTGGAGAAGTTGACGGAAGATGAATGGCTTCAAATTGCTGCCCAAAGCGAAGAAGTCGGTTATTGCTTGGTTGCGCCGGATCAACCATGGATTCCTGAAAGGGCAGCTGAACCTGGCGCAGATCAGGGATTGGGGTCTTCTCCGCTGCAAGAAGGTTACATCCGGATGAGTACAGGCATTTTATCGGTCAAACAGATGGAATCCATCTTAAATCATTTACCGGTCGACCTAACCTTTATTGATGAACATGATATCGTTCGATATTTTTCACAGGGCAAAGAACGAATCTTCGTTCGTACCAAAGCGGTGATCGGCCGAAGTGTTCAGAACTGCCATCCTCCGCAAAGCGTTCATGTCGTCAATCAGCTGCTCGCTGATTTCAAAGCAGGTGTCAAAGATGCAGAAGATTTCTGGATCCCGGTTAAAGATAAATTTGTCTACATTCGTTATTTTGCCGTAAGGGATGAAGAAGGAAACTACTTAGGCACGCTGGAATTCACTCAAAACATTAAGCCGATCCAGGAGCTCACCGGTCAAAAGCGGATCCTCTCACCGTAA